Genomic window (Staphylococcus debuckii):
CCTTCAAAAATATTACTTGGTACTACTAAGAAGGCATAGCCGCTTCCTCTCAACGCTTCCATAGCCTGCTCAATTAAAAGATAATGCGCATAACTGTGTCCTTCTTCAAACCCAAGTTTCATCTCATGACTGCGATCATCTACAGGATAATACCCTACAGGAAGGTCACCGATTACCACATCTGCCTCCTCAAACGGTAAAGGCATAATGGCGTCTTGAGGATAAACATCGAAAGGTATTTCTAAGAAATTAGCGAGATGGACACTTACACGTGAGAGTACAGGATCAACTTCAACCAAGTGATGCATCAATGTCTGATCTTTCAATACTTCATGCACTGTCGCACTCAAATGGCCGCTTCCGCTGGTTAAGTCTACAATATTCAGTTCTTTCTTGCCTTCAGTGAAGCGCTCAACCAAATAACCCAAAATCAACCCAATAGAATCAGGTGTGATTTGATGATTCGCTTGGATTTCTTGCTCTTGCATCAAACTTAAATAAGCAAACTGGAACGCTTTACGTCTATCAGCAAGTGTCGCCTGTTCTAGCAACTCGCGATTATTTTGATAAATTTCCTCCATTGCTAAACCCAGGTTCTCAATAAAACTCTGTCCGTTCTCCTCATTCAAAGCCTTTGTTTTATCATCTAATTCATGAAACAACCGTTCCATGATTGTTTTTTCTTCAGCCATATTATAACCCTTCCTAAAAAGACTGCTCATAATCAATAAGTACTACTAGCACTAATTATGAGCAGTCTGATTTAATATTTATTTATAAGAAATCACTTATATTTTAGTCTAATTCTTTATAAGCTTTTAAAGCTGAATCGAAATCAGGGAAGTCAGTACCTTCACTCACAATTTCAGAATAAACAACTTTGTTATCTTTATCTAACACGAATACTGAACGTGCTAATAATTCTAAGCCTTCCATTAACACGCCGAAGTTTTTACCAAATGAATGTTTTTGATAATCACTTAATAAAACAACATTATCTAAGCCGCTTGCTGCACACCATCTTTTTTGTGCGAAAGGCAAGTCTTCAGAAATAGTCAATACAATGCCGCCTTCTTCAGAAGAAGCCTCTTCGTTGAATTTACGTGTTTGTTTGTCACATACACCTGTATCAATTGAAGGTACTACACTGATTAATTTCTTCTTGCCATCATAATCTTTAAGTGTCACTTCTTCTAAATCGTTGTTCACAACTGTAAAGTCTGGTGCTGTTTGACCTTCTTCTATCGGGTTGCCTGATAATGTAACGGGATCTCCGCCGAATGCAATTTGTACCATAAAATAAACGACCTCCTAAGATATTGTTATTTATTTCTCATACCCTCATTATAACGATATCAATCTTAGAAAACCAACGATTATGGTTTCTCAATTCAGATTTTTCTTGAAAAAGAAAACCTTAGAAAGAAGCTCATCCTTGAAAGCATTTCGTACAGAAATTCTACATAAAAAGGGGAGCGGGAAAGAAATAATTTTGATTAAAATTATTTCGTCTTCCCGCCCCGGCAAGGCTAACTAGAATAGAAAAAGCTTGGAACAAGCGTATTTTCTATTCAGATAGCTACTGCCAATTCAAAGAGAAAAGCTGAAATATTTTAATATCTCAGCCCCACTCCCATCTTCAACAGATTATGACAGCCACTGTTGGACATAATCATAAATATTTTTTAGAATCAATGCACTTGTGACGATTACAAATAGCGCTTTGACATATCCTACGCCTTGTCGTAAAGCAAATTGCGCACCAGCATAGGAGCCAGCAATCATACTTACTGCCATCAATAAACCAATGCCATAATCCACTTTGCCTAGAATCATGAAGAGCATCAGTGCTCCAACATTAGATGCAAAATTTAAAACTTTCGCATTGCCTGCTGCACTTAAAAAGTCAAAACCGACAATTAATAATGTAAATAAGAAGAATGATCCTGTACCGCCGCCTAAAAAGCCATCATAAAAGCCGATACACAACAATACGATTGTAAATATAAAGGCTTTGCCTGGCGAGAGTTTTTGATATGTTCTGATACTGCCCCAGTCTTTACGCATCAATGTATAAATCATTACCACAGTTAAAATCACAATCACTAGCGGTTTTAAAACAGATGCAGGTAAAAACGAGGCCAAACTTGCACCACCTGCTGCTGCTATAAATATAAAGGGAAATAACTTCCCGACAATCTTTAAATCTACTTTCCCAGAACGAATAAATTTTACAGCACTGGTTAAAGAACCAAATGAACTTGCTAATTTATTCGTGCCAAGAGCAACCGCTGGCGGCAGCCCAATAGCTAATAAAGCGGGTGTTGAAATTAATCCCCCGCCGCCTACAACCGAATCTATGAAAGCAGCGAGAAATCCAAATACTATAATAATGATAATTAATGTTAGGTCCCATTCCATGTTGAACTATCCCCTTTGTCTGAATGATGTTAGTTCATTAGCTTAGAATAAATCTTGCATTAATGTTTCAGTATCTTTATCCTTTTGACTTTGATAATTTTTATTAATTTCAATTGTTTCTACATTATCTACTGCACGTTGAATCATTTCACTGAAATCGAAGACCCCTTCATATTTCTCTACTTTTTCGAAATCAGGTTCTGTAACGGGATTCTTAGGTGTAAATATTGTGCAGCAATCTTCAAATGGTTGAATGGAAGTTTCAAATGTTCCATATTCTTTCGCTTTAATAACAATATCTTCTTTGTCGAGTGTGAGCAGCGGACGTAAAACAGGTGTCGTCGTCACATGATTGATTGCATACATGCTCTTCAATGTTTGACTCGCTACTTGTCCTAAATTTTCACCATTCACAATCGCATCCGCTCCGATTTGGTGTACAACTTTATCTGCAATGCGCATCATCATTCGACGAGTAGAAGTCATAGTATAACGCTCATGCACCACTTTATTGATTTGTTTTTGTACTTCTGTAAACGGTACAACATGCAATTTAATCGGACCGACATGTTCAGCTAGAATACGTGTTAATTCAATGACCTTTTCTTTCGCTTTTTCACTTGTAAAAGGCGGACTATGAAAATGAATGGCTTCAATTGTAACGCCGCGACGCATAATCTCCATTCCTGCTACTGGTGAATCAATACCGCCAGAGAGCATCAATAATGTTTTGCCGCCTGTACCAACTGGCAAACCGCCTGCCCCTTCAATCACACGATCATAAATATAAATCGCATCTAAACGAACTTCTGTTTTGATAATGTGGTCTGGCTGGCGTACATTTACATGAACTTGGGGATTATGTTCTAAAACTGCTCCCCCTAAAATACGTTGTAACTGATACGTATCATATGGAAATTGTTTATCTGAACGTTTGACATCAATTTTGAATGAATCACCTTCTGCATAAGCTTCAGCAAAATCACTCGCTTGTGCTTTAGCCACTTCTAAATCTTTTTCTATTTTCATCACAGGACTGATAGATTTAACGCCGAATACCTTACTGATTCGACGCATCATTTCTTCGATATCCGCTTCAGGTGTTACTTCAATATACATTCTGTCTCTATTTGCTTTAACTGTATAACCTTGCAATGGCACTAACGCTTGTTTTACATTTGAGCGTAATTTATTCACGAACATTTTTCGGTTCGCACCTTTAAGCGTCAACTCGCCATATCTTACTAATATATGATCGTACATCATGGTTTTAACAACTCCTTCATTTCCTCATAAACTTTTTCAAAAGCGGTTTTGAATCCTTGGATATCCGCTTCACTGGTCAAAGCTCCCATAGAAATACGAATACTGCCTTCAATTTGTGATTCTGATACTCCCATCGAGAGCAACACTTCATTTAAGTGGCCTCGTTTAGATGAGCATGCACTCGTAGTAGAAAGCATTACATTTTGTTTGGAAAATGCATTCACTAGTACCTCGCCTTTCACCCCGTCAAATCCGACATTCAAGATGTGAGGCGCGCTATTTTCAGGTGAATTGATTTTCACTCCTCTGAAAGCATGCAGAAAAGTACGCAATTCGTTATTATATTGGTGTAAACGTGAATTGAGCGTATCACGTTGTTGTACTGCTTGCTTTAAAGCTTTCACGATAGCAATATCAATAGGCAGATTTACTGTTCCGCTTCTTAATCCATATTCTTGCCCTCCGCCATGAATAACGGGTTCCAGATTATGAATATTGCGTGCTAACAATAAACCTTGTCCCTTTAATCCATTAAATTTATGACCGCTGAAACTCATACTGTCTACACGATTAAATGTTAATGGAACTTTACCAATAGCTTGAACTGCATCTACATGAAAATGCGCTTTAGGATAATCATTCAGTATCTTGGCAATGTCGGCAATCGGTTGCTCTTGTCCTGTTATATTATTGACTTGCATACATGTTACCAAGCCTACATTGCTAGACATTAAAGCTTTCAAATGTTCTAAATCAATTTTCCCCTCTTGCGTAACATTGACGTATTTTAATTTGAAACCTTCTTCTTCTAAATGGCGCATGACTTCTAATACAGAAGCATGTTCGATAACGGAAACAATAATTTCATCCGCGAAAGGTTTTCTATTATAAGCCGCTCCTTTCAACGCCATATTATTGGATTCAGTTGCGCCACTCGTAAAGATAATATCGTAACGATTTTCTAGTCCTAAAATACGATCGATTTGCACTTTCGCTTGTTGTAATAATTGTTCTGCTTGCAATCCCGCTTGGTGCGGACTATTGGGATTAAAATATAAATCTTGATTGACTTTCACAAAAGTATCTAATACGTCTTGTGCAGGTTTAGTTGTTGCTGCATTATCTAAATAAATCACTTATAAGTCACTTCCACTAATATTAATTCTCTTTCTACTCCGGTTCGCTTCCAATTTTTATATTTTACCATATCTCGACAATTTCTCAATACGCAAAAATCCCTGGAAGCTTGGCATAGCCTCCAGGGATTTATATTAAACTGCTATTGATTTTGAGAAATTACTTCATCTTCAATTCGTTGTGAGATACCAGGGTCTACTGAATCTAAAGCTTGTTCAGCAATTTCAATTGCGCGTTTGTAACGGTTGTTCTTGAATAAGCGTTCCGCTTCATTCAGACTCTTATCAATGCTGCTGTCATCTTTACGGTAGCGGTTGCCGTATTGGATTAATTTTTCAGCAAGCACAGCATTTACAAGGACATCTGTTGCTTCATTTTCAAAATTATTCATATGAAGTACTACTTTCGTCACTTTATCTTTCAAATGTTTGACATTGATAGGGCGTTCACTGAATTGACTGTTAATTTCTCGCACTTCATGGTCGATTTCATTCTTCATAATAATGAAACGTTCAGGTACGCTTGTTAAGTTTGAAGCAAGTAATCGGCGATAAATTTCTTCTTTCTTAGATTGGACACGTAGAATGTTATCTTCTGCCTCAGCTTCATCTTCACGTAACTGTATTAAGTGATTTTGAAGTTTTTCTTGCTTTTCATTAATAACTTGAACGTGCTCTTCAATATAAGCTAAATTATCTTGAACTTCACTATAACGTACAGCTGATTTCGCCATTTCTTTCAAGATATCATCATATACAGCAATTAAATTTTGAATTTCGTTCTCAAATTGACGTACATTTTGAATATCTGTTTCATTAATATAGTAATTTTCACGCACATATTCAATTTCAGTTTGTAGTGTATAATTCATTTCTTTCGCTTTGAATAAATCACTTGTGATGACTTCTTTCGTTTCATCCACTTGGTTCTTAGCTTTGACTTCATGTTCAATTAAATCATACATTTCATCAAGCTGTTCATTAATATTAATCAATTTGTTATTTGCTTCTTCTAACTCTAAGCGACTAATCATCGGTTCTACAAAACTTAACTCAGTTTTTAGCGTTTGTAATGTACTATCGATTTTCACATGGTCCAAGTCGTACCCTTCAACTTTTAAGT
Coding sequences:
- a CDS encoding cysteine desulfurase family protein, which gives rise to MIYLDNAATTKPAQDVLDTFVKVNQDLYFNPNSPHQAGLQAEQLLQQAKVQIDRILGLENRYDIIFTSGATESNNMALKGAAYNRKPFADEIIVSVIEHASVLEVMRHLEEEGFKLKYVNVTQEGKIDLEHLKALMSSNVGLVTCMQVNNITGQEQPIADIAKILNDYPKAHFHVDAVQAIGKVPLTFNRVDSMSFSGHKFNGLKGQGLLLARNIHNLEPVIHGGGQEYGLRSGTVNLPIDIAIVKALKQAVQQRDTLNSRLHQYNNELRTFLHAFRGVKINSPENSAPHILNVGFDGVKGEVLVNAFSKQNVMLSTTSACSSKRGHLNEVLLSMGVSESQIEGSIRISMGALTSEADIQGFKTAFEKVYEEMKELLKP
- the ezrA gene encoding septation ring formation regulator EzrA, coding for MALYIILAIIIIALIVVGIMFYLRSSKRQVVEQTEERKIEVEKLTLDDRLKELDDLNLKGETQQEHDRLKRESLTNFNENLSPVEEKIHNAEENFDKFKFSVAQTELDDANALMDRYELQHSKLSEEVDNILALHKDSDRLYEESKNNYREMKRDVLANRHQFGEAAAPLEKEIESFEPELIKYTELKENGDYRQAHEHIATLNEDMNYLKKDMEEIPDLIREAQKELPGQFQDLKYGCRDLKVEGYDLDHVKIDSTLQTLKTELSFVEPMISRLELEEANNKLININEQLDEMYDLIEHEVKAKNQVDETKEVITSDLFKAKEMNYTLQTEIEYVRENYYINETDIQNVRQFENEIQNLIAVYDDILKEMAKSAVRYSEVQDNLAYIEEHVQVINEKQEKLQNHLIQLREDEAEAEDNILRVQSKKEEIYRRLLASNLTSVPERFIIMKNEIDHEVREINSQFSERPINVKHLKDKVTKVVLHMNNFENEATDVLVNAVLAEKLIQYGNRYRKDDSSIDKSLNEAERLFKNNRYKRAIEIAEQALDSVDPGISQRIEDEVISQNQ
- a CDS encoding TSUP family transporter, which translates into the protein MEWDLTLIIIIIVFGFLAAFIDSVVGGGGLISTPALLAIGLPPAVALGTNKLASSFGSLTSAVKFIRSGKVDLKIVGKLFPFIFIAAAGGASLASFLPASVLKPLVIVILTVVMIYTLMRKDWGSIRTYQKLSPGKAFIFTIVLLCIGFYDGFLGGGTGSFFLFTLLIVGFDFLSAAGNAKVLNFASNVGALMLFMILGKVDYGIGLLMAVSMIAGSYAGAQFALRQGVGYVKALFVIVTSALILKNIYDYVQQWLS
- a CDS encoding class I SAM-dependent methyltransferase — translated: MAEEKTIMERLFHELDDKTKALNEENGQSFIENLGLAMEEIYQNNRELLEQATLADRRKAFQFAYLSLMQEQEIQANHQITPDSIGLILGYLVERFTEGKKELNIVDLTSGSGHLSATVHEVLKDQTLMHHLVEVDPVLSRVSVHLANFLEIPFDVYPQDAIMPLPFEEADVVIGDLPVGYYPVDDRSHEMKLGFEEGHSYAHYLLIEQAMEALRGSGYAFLVVPSNIFEGNEVKQLEKFIATDTEMQAFLNLPKTLFKSENSRKSILILQKKEQGETHSVEVLLANIPDFKAPQQFQKFMGELNEWLQQNHHKF
- the thiI gene encoding tRNA uracil 4-sulfurtransferase ThiI, which produces MMYDHILVRYGELTLKGANRKMFVNKLRSNVKQALVPLQGYTVKANRDRMYIEVTPEADIEEMMRRISKVFGVKSISPVMKIEKDLEVAKAQASDFAEAYAEGDSFKIDVKRSDKQFPYDTYQLQRILGGAVLEHNPQVHVNVRQPDHIIKTEVRLDAIYIYDRVIEGAGGLPVGTGGKTLLMLSGGIDSPVAGMEIMRRGVTIEAIHFHSPPFTSEKAKEKVIELTRILAEHVGPIKLHVVPFTEVQKQINKVVHERYTMTSTRRMMMRIADKVVHQIGADAIVNGENLGQVASQTLKSMYAINHVTTTPVLRPLLTLDKEDIVIKAKEYGTFETSIQPFEDCCTIFTPKNPVTEPDFEKVEKYEGVFDFSEMIQRAVDNVETIEINKNYQSQKDKDTETLMQDLF
- the tpx gene encoding thiol peroxidase, producing MVQIAFGGDPVTLSGNPIEEGQTAPDFTVVNNDLEEVTLKDYDGKKKLISVVPSIDTGVCDKQTRKFNEEASSEEGGIVLTISEDLPFAQKRWCAASGLDNVVLLSDYQKHSFGKNFGVLMEGLELLARSVFVLDKDNKVVYSEIVSEGTDFPDFDSALKAYKELD